From a region of the Etheostoma cragini isolate CJK2018 chromosome 22, CSU_Ecrag_1.0, whole genome shotgun sequence genome:
- the si:ch211-285f17.1 gene encoding sickle tail protein homolog isoform X5 codes for MSKASRLARPPSIGSRSKLPSPRKECPGTAGRARVLSVGEKLMRAGSDGILSRQKSIKATMPQHKAQSETQTETPAPSHGPAERGQNMETVPPKSKISSTKGSSQHQGSVHKQTKSNLKVTYPEEAQHVSRRQASPNGTAPSRGDAKGSRTVPRRHTLGGARSSQEILAMQPSDMDKKREAFLEHLKQKYPHHASAIMGHQERLREQSLQGMLSSLHSELDIQRYLMKIQLPHRSRSPKHGPQHSIGDQVDHLSLASLESLDAMSDADVPTAFTRGSRIRASLPVVRSTNQTKDRSLGVLYLQYGDETKQIRMPNEITSIDTIRALFVSAFSQQLTMKMLESPSVAVYVKDDMRNMYYELTDVRNITDHSCLKVYHKDPAQAFSHGPRPANSDARIHSEMVHAGRDGPQPLRQPPMGPPSHHPMQGALPPTPQSMPPSPSRIPFGPRQGSIPGNATIPRDRLTNTNPPARSISPCPSAILERRDVKPDEDIGGKSHSLSRGNEGLYADPYLLQDGRISMATTHGPHPSPGLDGPDHGMGGFHRASIRSTSSYSGPSPTDTMDHPSLYRQKSRNSQLPTLGSKTPPPSPHRMAEVRIIDIQCGSPHGVPPHGGPPHGGPPHGVPPHGVLMERSSPVRQSFRKEDMAGNKPRSNMGSPTVSDLQGHLQGPIPAANEHHTRERPPKTSSPAHSAHSSGGSPVLAPKSSRAPSDKGPVPLKVNLLQFRKNVSDLRMQLHQMKQLQLQNQEALRVQLKRAEQEISVRLAEAMRGLEDPVQRQRALVEEDRHKYLGLEEHVLIQLGELEQYVGSLQKVSAETHRVVTLKDLEEGAVTLRKVGESLAGLKGEFPALQTRMGSVLRVEVEAVKFLKEEPHKLDSMLKRVKSLTDTLSSLKRCAIEGPQKGPDPSANVQVDNSLSAAAEALAEAGSTSAPLEPQSSTIKSEVMPASPVVIHHVQSSRVHMQQSQQSAALTVQPSPPLTPSPSHTPSPNPSKSQGWESPNGAASDPPSPGHHKKPQGYPVNNGNGTGLVIEELQNSQDKSKNRALCIKAAEKEWEERRQNMGHYDGKEFEKILLEAQANMMKGIPSLDVQENPALHPAVTAEQADIHKPVESPTEEPLSMPKSDESGKKGPQKPTNPLLEKPAKPALERPSKTATKPAPTESFTKQGTEKSIKSPPPPPPRKTYSSSSSGMTTTRSGEVVYTSRKESISAQEGEVDPPPQSPQPKPNKVPPETKPKPATPPPITASVIGEEEDEGDKIMAELQVFQKCKVKDVGVKYLVEPTSRIEPQIRELRPGALLPLKEKKQSSEPTREDKDPDTDENGNTTVRQSQGVIYYVTGQIPKEPPPSGTEETPEHREPTQPPSQVSNVNVNDNSSSQQQPPLSPPPKSPPPISPKPVGLKGFKLPRKQVKRSESLKTSAEKEKGKILNKINNEKKSKVIQKHVSTSENIIPEPVAITPPSTIREVPKSSVALSEDIDPLKANCEEGNDEASLSPDLPGEEAPPPPDNIAFMITNTKVQALSCGEYQELVNAKKGSVQTVTVGSATNQAYSTADHNGPQDNGFNKKPVIIIFDEPMDIRSAYKRLSTVFECEEELDRMLAAECIEEESEESDTERSGGPQVKAGGTEVVDGINVSTSQVTADHFDILPSSSSSILESNGDAKQDVKKKFKFKFPKKQLAALTQAIRTGTKSGKKTLQVVVYEDEEEPDGTVKQHKEAKRYEITRSKSLADAPKATGSVALKRQNSDSLYRTDEIRKNTYKTLDSLEQTIKQLETTISEMGPCSPGEPVCTEEAKAGNGKSSEGVGLKRSSSLPTSRASGPKVPSKNFLQKKPKPQLLPRPVVIPTTTTTTVPSVPSTVQQIPLQNTSVASPTSRMPVPLSAKSRQSPGTTDKAGKQQKLQDAQRQFRQANGSAKRVGGDHKTTSPTIPTSKIPAFYPSSTKGSSQSAPNSDATNPINSSSSSSSSSSSSVTKSSLLSFHTPRSGSQPSSHIPSLSNGSLKLPTPSQHTGKALSFSSQTQNGRVHSSSSFSSSSSSPSPLSPTPLGPGGKSIRTIHTPSFTSYRSHNGSSGKSCIPTATAAKDTT; via the exons TCTTTACAGGGCATGCTCTCCTCCCTTCACTCTGAACTTGACATTCAGAGGTACCTGATGAAAATCCAATTGCCCCACAGA AGCAGAAGCCCAAAGCACGGCCCCCAGCACAGCATCGGCGACCAGGTTGACCACCTATCCTTGGCCTCCCTGGAGTCGTTGGACGCCATGTCTGATGCCGACGTACCTACAGCCTTTACCCGCGGTAGCCGGATTCGTGCTAGCCTGCCCGTGGTGCGGTCAACCAACCAGACAAAGGACCGATCGCTTG GTGTGCTGTACCTGCAGTACGGGGACGAGACCAAACAGATCCGCATGCCTAATGAGATCACCAGCATTGACACTATCAGAGCTTTGTTTGTTAGTGCCTTCTCGCAGCAGCTGACTATGAAGATGTTGGAGTCACCAAGCGTCGCCGTCTACGTCAAAGATGACATGAGAAATATGTATTATGAGCTCACTGATGTCAG GAACATCACGGATCACTCCTGCCTGAAGGTCTACCACAAAGACCCAGCACAGGCGTTCAGCCACGGGCCAAGACCTGCCAACAGCGATGCCAGG ATCCACAGTGAGATGGTGCATGCCGGTCGTGATGGCCCTCAACCTCTGAGACAGCCCCCCATGGGTCCCCCATCACACCACCCAATGCAGGGAGCACTTCCCCCGACTCCCCAGTCCATGCCCCCATCCCCCTCCAGAATCCCATTTGGCCCACGGCAAGGCTCTATACCTGGCAATGCCACTATCCCAAGGGACCGGCTGACTAATACCAACCCTCCGGCTCGCTCTATCTCACCCTGTCCCAGCGCCATTCTGGAGAGACGGGATGTCAAGCCAGATGAGGACATAGGTGGGAAAAGCCACAGTCTTTCCAGGGGAAATGAGGGGCTGTATGCAGACCCGTACTTGCTCCAAGACGGAAGAATTAGTATGGCTACTACCCATGGACCACACCCCAGCCCTGGTCTTGATGGTCCAGATCATGGCATGGGGGGATTTCACCGTGCCTCAATCCGCTCCACAAGCTCTTACAGCGGGCCCAGCCCCACAGACACTATGGATCACCCCTCTCTGTACAGGCAGAAGTCCAGAAACAGCCAGCTACCTACTTTGGGCTCCAAGactcctcccccatcccctcaCCGGATGGCTGAGGTACGGATAATTGACATCCAGTGCGGGTCTCCTCATGGTGTGCCACCTCATGGCGGGCCTCCTCATGGCGGGCCTCCTCATGGTGTACCACCCCATGGCGTTCTCATGGAGAGAAGCTCACCTGTGCGCCAGTCCTTCAGGAAGGAGGATATGGCAGGGAACAAGCCTCGGAGCAACATGGGATCACCTACAGTTTCAGACCTCCAGGGTCACCTCCAGGGTCCCATCCCAGCTGCCAATGAGCATCACACACG TGAGAGACCCCCGAAGACATCATCTCCAGCCCACAGTGCACATAGCTCAG GTGGTTCCCCAGTCTTGGCTCCCAAGAGCAGTAGAGCTCCATCAGACAAGGGCCCAGTTCCTCTCAAAGTCAACCTCCTGCAGTTCAGGAAGAATGTTTCTGACCTCAGGATGCAACTCCATCAGATGAAACAGCTTCAG CTCCAGAACCAGGAGGCTTTAAGAGTCCAGCTGAAGCGGGCCGAGCAGGAAATCAGTGTTAGACTCGCTGAGGCCATGCGGGGTCTGGAGGACCCTGTGCAGAGGCAGAGAGCTTTGGTGGAAGAGGACAGGCACAAGTACTTGGGTCTGGAGGAGCATGTCCTCATACAGCTAGG CGAATTGGAGCAGTATGTCGGCTCTCTGCAGAAAGTCTCCGCAGAGACACACCGAGTAGTGACCCTGAAGGATTTGGAGGAGGGAGCGGTGACTCTGAGGAAGGTGGGAGAATCTCTGGCAGGGCTCAAAG GAGAGTTCCCAGCCCTACAAACGAGAATGGGGTCGGTGCTCAGGGTAGAAGTGGAAGCTGTCAAGTTTTTGAAGGAGGAGCCTCATAAACTGGATAGCATGCTGAAAAGGGTCAAGAGCCTGACTGATACACTCAGCAGTCTGAAAAG ATGTGCTATTGAGGGCCCTCAGAAAGGACCTGATCCCTCTGCTAATGTCCAAGTGGACAACAGcctttcagcagcagcagaagcccTTGCAGAAGCTGGCTCCACATCCGCCCCACTGGAGCCCCAGAGCTCCACTATCAAATCAGAGGTGATGCCTGCCTCTCCGGTGGTCATCCATCATGTCCAGAGCTCCCGGGTCCACATGCAACAGTCCCAGCAGTCTGCAGCATTGACAGTACAGCCGAGCCCACCGCTCACTCCCAGCCCCTCTCACACCCCCAGTCCCAACCCGAGCAAGAGTCAAGGCTGGGAATCTCCCAACGGGGCAGCCTCGGATCCACCGAGTCCTGGCCATCATAAGAAGCCACAAGGGTACCCAGTGAATAATGGCAACGGCACAGGTCTTGTCATAGAGGAGCTCCAGAACAGTCAGGACAAGAGCAAAAACAGAGCCCTGTGCATAAAG GCAGCAGAGAAGGAGTGGGAAGAGAGGAGGCAGAACATGGGTCATTATGATGGAAAAGAGTTTGAAAAGATCCTCCTGGAGGCCCAGGCCAACATGATGAAGGGCATTCCCAGTCTAGATGTGCAAGAGAACCCAGCACTTCACCCTGCTGTCACCGCAGAACAAGCAGACATCCATAAGCCTGTGGAGTCACCCACAG agGAACCCCTGTCTATGCCTAAGTCTGATGAATCAGGCAAAAAGGGGCCTCAGAAACCTACAAATCCTCTGTTGGAGAAACCAGCCAAACCTGCACTGGAGAGACCCTCGAAGACTGCCACTAAGCCAGCTCCCACTGAAAGTTTTACAAAGCAAGGGACTGAAAAGTCCATTAAGTCCCCACCGCCACCTCCTCCAAGGAAGACCTACTCCAGCTCGAGCTCAGGTATGACCACCACACGCTCTGGCGAAGTGGTCTACACCAGCAGGAAGGAGTCCATCTCGGCACAG GAGGGTGAAGTGGACCCTCCACCTCAAAGTCCCCAACCCAAGCCCAACAAGGTGCCACCGGAGACCAAGCCGAAGCCAGCCACCCCTCCCCCCATCACTGCTTCAGTTAtcggagaggaggaggatgaaggggACAAGATCATGGCAGAGCTCCAG GTATTCCAGAAGTGCAAAGTTAAGGATGTAGGGGTGAAATATTTGGTAGAACCCACCTCTCGAATTGAACCGCAAATCAGAGAATTAAGACCAGGGGCCTTATTGCCCCTCAAagagaaaaag CAGAGCTCAGAGCCCACTCGAGAGGATAAAGACCCAGACACAGATGAAAATGGGAATACTACTGTCCGACAGAGCCAAGGG GTCATATACTATGTGACTGGCCAGATTCCCAAAGAGCCACCCCCGTCAGGAACGGAGGAAACCCCCGAACACCGAGAGCCCACACAACCTCCATCACAGGTGTCAAATGTCAATGTTAATGACAATTCTTCAAGCCAGCAGCAGCCACCACTGTCTCCACCACCCAAATCACCCCCACCTATATCACCTAAACCTGTGGGACTGAAAGGATTCAAACTTCCAAGGAAGCAAGTTAAACGCTCCGAATCCTTGAAGACCAGTGCAGAAAAGGAGAAGGGGAAAATTCTCAATAAaattaacaatgaaaagaaaagtaaagtcaTCCAGAAACATGTTTCTACCAGTGAGAATATAATACCTGAGCCTGTGGCTATCACACCACCCAGTACTATAAGAGAGGTGCCTAAAAGTTCTGTGGCTCTTAGTGAGGACATTGATCCACTTAAAGCTAACTGTGAGGAGGGTAATGACGAGGCTAGTCTTAGTCCTGACTTACCTGGAGAAGAGGCACCTCCACCCCCTGACAACATAGCATTTATGATCACTAACACCAAAGTTCAGGCCCTGTCCTGTGGCGAGTACCAAGAACTGGTCAATGCCAAGAAAGGAAGTGTCCAGACTGTTACTGTGGGGAGCGCCACTAACCAAGCGTACAGCACAGCGGATCACAATGGGCCACAGGACAATGGCTTTAACAAGAAGCCTGTCATCATCATTTTTGACGAGCCCATGGACATCCGTTCAGCGTACAAGCGCCTGTCCACCGTCTTTGAATGTGAGGAGGAACTGGACAGAATGCTCGCAGCAGAGTGCATCGAGGAGGAGAGTGAGGAGTCTGACACGGAGAGGAGTGGTGGCCCGCAGGTTAAAGCGGGAGGGACTGAGGTGGTTGATGGCATAAATGTCAGCACGTCACAGGTCACTGCAGATCACTTTGACATATTAccctcatcttcatcttcaatCTTGGAATCAAATGGTGACGCCAAGCAAGATGTTAAGAAGAAGTTCAAGTTTAAGTTCCCTAAGAAACAGCTGGCAGCACTGACCCAAGCAATTCGCACGGGCACCAAGTCAGGCAAGAAGACCTTACAGGTGGTTGTGTATGAAGATGAGGAGGAACCTGACGGTACTGTCAAGCAGCACAAAGAAGCAAAGAGATATGAGATCACACGTTCAAAGTCCTTGGCAGACGCTCCCAAGGCAACCGGCTCAGTTGCGCTGAAGAGACAGAATTCCGACTCCCTCTACAGGACGGATGAGATCCGGAAGAACACCTACAAGACACTGGACAGCCTGGAGCAGACCATCAAGCAGCTGGAGACCACTATCAGTGAGATGGGACCATGCTCCCCTGGGGAGCCAGTCTGCACAGAGGAAGCTAAAGCAGGGAATGGGAAAAGCTCAGAAGGAGTGGGGCTGAAGAGGTCTTCCTCTCTCCCTACCTCCAGAGCGTCAGGCCCTAAGGTACCCAGCAAAAACTTTTTGCAGAAGAAGCCAAAACCTCAGCTCCTTCCTCGCCCTGTAGTCATCCctactaccaccaccaccaccgtcCCCAGTGTCCCCAGCACCGTACAACAg ATCCCATTGCAGAACACCAGTGTCGCTTCCCCTACTAGTCGGATGCCCGTCCCTTTGTCTGCGAAGTCCAGGCAGTCGCCGGGTACTACTGACAAAGCAGGAAAACAGCAAAAACTGCAGGACGCTCAGAGGCAGTTCCGACAG GCTAACGGAAGTGCTAAAAGAGTGGGAGGGGATCATAAAACTACTTCCCCTACTATACCCACCTCTAAAATCCCTGCTTTTTATCCTAGCTCTACTAAAGGCAGCTCCCAGTCCGCACCAAACTCAGATGCTACTAATCCCATtaactcttcctcctcctcctcctcctcctcttcctcctctgtgacAAAGTCATCCCTCCTGTCCTTTCACACTCCTCGTTCCGGTTCCCAACCCTCCTCCCACATCCCTTCCCTTTCTAACGGATCCCTCAAACTCCCCACACCCTCACAGCACACAGGTAAAGCTCTGTCGTTCTCCTCGCAGACTCAGAATGGTCGAGTGCACTCCTCCTCTTcattctcctcctcatcctcctccccctcccctctgtcGCCCACACCTTTGGGCCCAGGTGGAAAGAGCATCCGCACCATACACACCCCCAGCTTCACCAGCTACAGGTCCCACAACGGCAGCAGCGGCAAATCCTGCATCCCAACAGCCACAGCAGCTAAGGACACCACCTAG